A single genomic interval of Procambarus clarkii isolate CNS0578487 chromosome 17, FALCON_Pclarkii_2.0, whole genome shotgun sequence harbors:
- the LOC138365607 gene encoding uncharacterized protein — MIQFSMLGNPHKTSLNHYPEKYEMLEATAAACEMLEATAAACEMLEATAAACEMLEATAAACEMLEATAAACEMLEATAAACEMLEATAAACEMLEATAAACEMLEATAAACEMLEATAAACEMLEATAAACEMLEATAAACEMLEATAAACEMLEATAAACEMLEATAAACEMLEATAAACEMLEATAAACEMLEATAAACEMLEATAAACEMLEATAAACEMLEATAAACEMLEATAAACEMLEATAAACEMLEATAAACEMLEATAAACEMLEATAAACEMLEATAAACEMLEATAAACEMLEATAAACEMLEATAAACEMLEATAAACEMLEATAAACEMLEATAAACEMLEATAAACEMLEATAAACEMLEATAAACEMLEATAAACEMLEATAAACEMLEATAAACEMLEATAAACEMLEATAAACEMLEATAAACEMLEATAAACEMLEATAAACEMLEATAAACEMLEATAAACEMLEATAAACEMLEATAAACEMLEATAAACEMLEATAAACEMLEATAAACEMLEATAAACEMLEATAAACEMLEATAAACEMLEATAAACEMLEATAAACEMRLGSLAYTPVSQSDQSLYGLH, encoded by the coding sequence ATGATACAGTTTTCCATGCTAGGAAATCCACATAAAACATCATTAAATCATTACCCAGAGAAATACGAGATGCTGGAAGCCACGGCGGCAGCCTGTGAGATGCTGGAAGCCACGGCGGCAGCCTGTGAGATGCTGGAAGCCACGGCGGCAGCCTGTGAGATGCTGGAAGCCACGGCGGCAGCCTGTGAGATGCTGGAAGCCACGGCGGCAGCCTGTGAGATGCTGGAAGCCACGGCGGCAGCCTGTGAGATGCTGGAAGCCACGGCGGCAGCCTGTGAGATGCTGGAAGCCACGGCGGCAGCCTGTGAGATGCTGGAAGCCACGGCGGCAGCCTGTGAGATGCTGGAAGCCACGGCGGCAGCCTGTGAGATGCTGGAAGCCACGGCGGCAGCCTGTGAGATGCTGGAAGCCACGGCGGCAGCCTGTGAGATGCTGGAAGCCACGGCGGCAGCCTGTGAGATGCTGGAAGCCACGGCGGCAGCCTGTGAGATGCTGGAAGCCACGGCGGCAGCCTGTGAGATGCTGGAAGCCACGGCGGCAGCCTGTGAGATGCTGGAAGCCACGGCGGCAGCCTGTGAGATGCTGGAAGCCACGGCGGCAGCCTGTGAGATGCTGGAAGCCACGGCGGCAGCCTGTGAGATGCTGGAAGCCACGGCGGCAGCCTGTGAGATGCTGGAAGCCACGGCGGCAGCCTGTGAGATGCTGGAAGCCACGGCGGCAGCCTGTGAGATGCTGGAAGCCACGGCGGCAGCCTGTGAGATGCTGGAAGCCACGGCGGCAGCCTGTGAGATGCTGGAAGCCACGGCGGCAGCCTGTGAGATGCTGGAAGCCACGGCGGCAGCCTGTGAGATGCTGGAAGCCACGGCGGCAGCCTGTGAGATGCTGGAAGCCACGGCGGCAGCCTGTGAGATGCTGGAAGCCACGGCGGCAGCCTGTGAGATGCTGGAAGCCACGGCGGCAGCCTGTGAGATGCTGGAAGCCACGGCGGCAGCCTGTGAGATGCTGGAAGCCACGGCGGCAGCCTGTGAGATGCTGGAAGCCACGGCGGCAGCCTGTGAGATGCTGGAAGCCACGGCGGCAGCCTGTGAGATGCTGGAAGCCACGGCGGCAGCCTGTGAGATGCTGGAAGCCACGGCGGCAGCCTGTGAGATGCTGGAAGCCACGGCGGCAGCCTGTGAGATGCTGGAAGCCACGGCGGCAGCCTGTGAGATGCTGGAAGCCACGGCGGCAGCCTGTGAGATGCTGGAAGCCACGGCGGCAGCCTGTGAGATGCTGGAAGCCACGGCGGCAGCCTGTGAGATGCTGGAAGCCACGGCGGCAGCCTGTGAGATGCTGGAAGCCACGGCGGCAGCCTGTGAGATGCTGGAAGCCACGGCGGCAGCCTGTGAGATGCTGGAAGCCACGGCGGCAGCCTGTGAGATGCTGGAAGCCACGGCGGCAGCCTGTGAGATGCTGGAAGCCACGGCGGCAGCCTGTGAGATGCTGGAAGCCACGGCGGCAGCCTGTGAGATGCTGGAAGCCACGGCGGCAGCCTGTGAGATGCTGGAAGCCACGGCGGCAGCCTGTGAGATGCTGGAAGCCACGGCGGCAGCCTGTGAGATGCTGGAAGCCACGGCGGCAGCCTGTGAGATGCTGGAAGCCACGGCGGCAGCCTGTGAGATGCTGGAAGCCACGGCGGCAGCCTGTGAGATGCTGGAAGCCACGGCGGCAGCCTGTGAGATGCTGGAAGCCACGGCGGCAGCCTGTGAGATGAGATTGGGTAGTCTCGCCTATACACCTGTTTCACAGTCTGACCAATCCCTGTATGGCCTACATtag